The Triticum urartu cultivar G1812 chromosome 6, Tu2.1, whole genome shotgun sequence genome includes the window GTGGGCTTGAGCTACCCAAGTCAGGCCGGCCCATGTGCCCGCACTCAGGCGCGTCGTAGCGTCAACCCTTTGCTACAGGCGACCAATAGGGAAACTCCGCTCCTCTCTCCCATAGCCCTATTCTCCGCAGCCGGCGCAGGATACctacctctcctcctccccgtCACTCCAGCAacggcggccgccgccgccgccaccaccaccatcgTATCCACCCTCGCCGGCCAGATCCAGCCGtcacctccccccccccccccccccccccccccccccacgggATCCAGGCCCAAACCCCTcgcccctcctctcctctccccATTCGAATCCGGATCTAGACTCACACTCCACCTCCGCCGGAGCGCGCTCGCGGCGACGGACACCGGCGATGGAGGAGTATCTAGCTGCCTACACGGTAATGCCTCCCAAAACCCACCATACATGTTCCGCCGCGCAGGGTTTATGCCTGACAAATTTCTTCGTTTCAGGCGAAAGAAGATCCCGTAACTCCGGCGCAGCCGGCTGTTCAGATGGCCAGTGCGCTGCCGGCGCGGGCAGCAGGCGGTCACGCGCAGCAGGCGCCAGCAGCTGCTGCTGCTCCTCCGACCAGTTCCAGAGTGGTAAGATTACTGGAAAGAAGCCTTCGTTGAGGAGAGACTTGGCATTATGTGTGTGTGGTGTGTAGATCCTGAGTGAAAACCGCACTCTTTGGAACTGCTGCAGGTTGCGAAATCGACCAACAACAGTTCGGCGAAAACCCCCGGGAGCTCCGCGAACAAGAGAGTGATATACATTGTGGCTGGGGATGATGGCTCCCATGTGCCGATCCTGCGCAAAGTGCAGGTGTATGGAGAAGAGGTACCTGAGCACATCACAGTTTTTGTCCCTTCATCTGTGCATCTATCAGTAGATAACATTTAAGAAAACAAGCAGACACATTGGATTACTGTGTCTCACACATATCTGTTATTGTCACAGGCTAGTAAGGGATATGAGAAGACGCCAGCACCTGCGTGCAACGTCGTTAAGGTACTTGGAGTCACTACTTCACCTTCCCTTCTTAGAAATTACTTAATGTCTGGTGTTAACTTGGAATGAAATGACAGCAAGCTCGTCTGGATGCTGGCAAACAACCGGTGAGACAACCAAGGATACAACTGCTCAGCCACAACCGTGAGGTATGGAAGCCAAACAAAATATATCAAGTACTGGCATTTTGGACATTTCAATATACTCAGGGGATAATATAAACTATGCGCTTGCCTGCAGGAACGATCAGCAGAGCTCATGGATGACGATGAAGAAGCGGCAATCGCATTGTCTGTTAAAGTGGAGAGAAACGCCAGCTATGTGGACCGTTCGCTGCAGCTGGTGACTGCTGAAGAACATGATGTTATGGAAATCGATGACATATCTAGCGACGATACAGGCAGTCAAAGTGATTCAGACAGCAGCTCTGGTAGTGAGTCAGAAAAGGAGGAAGGGAGGTTCTTCTATCCTGCCCCTGAGGCACTGGGCACTGTTAAAGCACCGCAAGTTGGAATGAAATTCCCAACCCTCGAAGATGCACACGAGTACTACAACACTTATGCTCTCCAGACTGGTTTCGTGGTGGTCAGGGGAAGAAACTACAAGAGACAGAGGTTTCAGCTAGACTGCAACAGGAATCGCAAGGTAAAGCTAGTTGAGGACCTGAACCtaaagaggaagaggaagaagaatgTCATAGAGAAGACAAATTGCCAGGCAAAGATCATCGTGAAGCTTATCAAGGGAGAGTGGGTGATCGCAGCAGTTCAGAATGAACATAACCATCCGTTATCTCCAAGCCGTTCGTTCACAAGATTCTTAACGAGCCAAAAACACATGTCACCTGAAGAGAGGTCATTCTCAAGAGTTCTTCAGCAAAGCAGGGTGCCTCCCGGAGAAATTCTCAAGATTTTAAGAAGAATGAGTGGCTTTTTTCGGGAATTGCCATCAAAGGAAAAACAAGCACTGATCTTGCAGTCTGCCGAACAATGGAGGAAAGCAAACTTAGATGTTGAAAAGACACTGAACCATTTCGAGCAACTGCAGCTCCAGGACCCATGTTTTTTCTATACCGTGCAAAAGGATGAAGATGGCACGCTTAGGAGCATTTTCTGGACTGATGCAAGGTCAAGGATGGATTATGAAATCTTTGGTGATTTCGTATCGTTTGACACCACCTTCAGCACAAATAGACACAACATGCCTTTCGTTCCTATCACTGGGATGAATAGCCGTGGGAGAACAATCGTGTTAGGGTGTGCCTTGCTGCAAGATCGAAAAGCTGAAACCTACAAATGGATGCTCGAAACGTTTCTGCAGGAGATGGGAGGAGGTCAAATACCAAGATCAGTCATAACAAGCCAGGACGAAGCCATGGCGAAGGCAATAGCCGAGGTCATGCCACAAGCAAGGCACAGGTTCTGCAGATGGAACGGGAAAGCCCAGGAAAAGATGGCGGCCTTTGTGGCAGCAAGAGGCAACATGAAAGCAGAGCTGGACATCTTAGTTGACAGTTCACTGACAGAGACGGAGTTCGAACAAGGATGGAGTGCACTCATTCAGAGACATGATGCAAGTGAAAACGAGTACCTACAGTTGCTGTGGGAGATGAGGAAGACCTGGGCTCCTGTTTATTTCATGCAGGATTTCTTCCCTTTTGTCGTTTCAGCCAGAGGCAGCCAGGGGGCATTCTCACTGTTCAAAGAGAATGTGCTTCCCAAGGACAAGATAGAGAATCTGATTGAAAAGTACGAGGAGATGCAGGATAAGATCAAGAAAACGGACGAGGAAGATGTACTGGAAGCGGCGACCGAGCCTTCATGCTTCTCACTGCAGCCAATAGAAAGGCACGCATCACGTGTCTACACAAGGCAGATCTTCCTGAAAGTCCAGAAGGAGCTCCTCCACTCCACAGCATTCAAAGTGCAGGAGATAGAAAGAGGCACCCTGTACAGGCTGGACAAGGCCTACAGCTACGAGAACCCGGAGTACGACCGGGACTCCTTCGAGGTGTCAATCGAGCCCGGCCTCACCGACACGTACACGTGCCAGTGCGCCAAGTTCGCCAGGGACGGGATCCTCTGCTGCCACGTGTTCAGGCTCTTCACGCAGTTTGGCATCGACGAGATACCGGAGAAATACATCGTGGCCCGGTGGACCGACGGTTTCAGGgaggagcagctggagcggcgtgAGGAGGGGCGGTTGGTGGTGGCGGCGCAACGCGAGGAGGATGCGGCGAGGTATGCGGCACTGATGAGCAAGGCGGCTGGGATCGGGAGGGAGATCTGCGGCGATGGTGCCAAGTGCGACGAGTTCATGCTGGAGCTGGACAGGATCCGGGAGAAAATGGCGACGATGGCGATGGCGAATGATCACGTTTAGACGGTAAGTGCTGAGCTTGGGCTACAGTGGACGTGTTCAGCAGCAGAAGTCTCTAGGTACTCGGGTTGGGGAGTTGATCTTGCTCGTGTGCACAATGTAGAGTAGCTGGTAAGGCTTGTTTTTCCTGTGTAACTTGAGAGACGAGTGCTACGTAGTCTATTGTTGCATTCATGATTCATGCATTGTTAACTGTCAAGGATTTGCCGTCGTGATTCTGCTATGTTAGTAGTACCTGCATGCAGTTCATGAGATGTACTCTGGTTGTGCTAAAATGTATCCATGCATTAACTTGTTACAGATTCGCCGTCGTGATTCTGTTATGTTAGTAGTACCTGCATGCAGTTCATGTGGTGTATTCTTGTTGTGCTAATATATGCTGCCTGAAACTGTTGGGTAAAACCAAGTGCATCTTATTTTTACCTGCTGTGTGTTTGAACTGCACTCTGATGTTGACGGGCAGACGTTTGCAGTCGCGCGTTTGTCGTAGATTGCGCTCTACTTGTTGAGCGTTTCGCACTAACACTGATGAACAGTTTTGGTCAACCGTGCGTGCATTCCTTTCCTCCCCGGCGTTTACAGAAACAAAACCTGTAGCACCGCCACTCGTAGTTTCATTCTAAAGCTAAAATATTTTCTAGTCAATATTACCTTATTTTACTGGAATTCGGTCCTACTGTTTTTCATACTGTTATTTTACTAGTGTGTTGTTGCGTTGCAATTTGCaaatgatgatgacgatgaaaTCCAGGCCTGTTTCTCAGAACATCATCATATTTTGCCCCATAGCTCTCGCCCCTCTCGCCCAGCAATGCCTGAGAACTGATGCTATCAGAGCTCAGAGGTAGCTTTCGCCCACCAGCACATGCATGGGCCTAGGCTACAAAGGTACGGCCTTGCTTGCGTGCACGTAGGCCTCGGTTAGAGCATCTATAGCAGATCCCTCAAATGTCTCTAACCCGAAATAGCCTGATATGCAGGCTTGGGCATTTTTTTGGGCTGAATAGGCCTCGCATACCCATCTAGCCCGGAAATGTTTTTCAAGGCCCCTTGAGATCCCCTCTCTGGTGCTATATCAAAGATACCGGAGGGCATTTAGGGTTAGCACCCCCATCCCCTCCGCCGCATTTCATCTCCTCTGCCGCTTTGGTTGTTCCACTCTTGCAAGCAACTAGAGCGAAATGGAGGGTGGTTTCGGCGGCCTCGGCGGCCACCTCCTTCGGGCAGTCCAGGTGGAGCTGTCGTTGGTTGTGCACCTCCTTCGGCCAACGCTGGCTTCTGCGATGCAGCAGGGTACAAGGAGGCGTGTGTTACATGTCCGGCGCCTGGCCACATTGAAATAGCGGACGGATGCAAGGCACCAACCGGTGAGGTGTTTAATGTCGGTCGGCACAGGAACGAACATGTCGCGCTCGAGGCGTCGGAGTAGGTTCCTTGGGACACGCTGGTTTAATGGAGGTAGGCGGGCGGCACTCTTTGCCGGCGCGCCACTTCAATACCGGTGCCGCTTGGGTTGTAGGCGATTGTTGGAGGTGCCCTTAGATGTCACTTCACATCAGACAACAACACGTACAGAAATTTCGATGGCATTCTTGCTTCTATCATTTTCCTTTGTATATATCTCAATAGCTAGTAATAATCGTGCGACCACCAACAATGCTGAGGTCTAGCTGACAAAGACGAGCGCTCCGGATTTAGCTCACGTTGAGAAACTAAATCAGTTCAGCTACAATATCACTGACATTGCTCTCTGCGGGCCATCCGATTTGAGGCAAACGGTTCAGATTAGGCGGTACAGTAAATATTTACAGGAGAAAACGGTTCACAGAGGCAAAATGAGGCAAACGGTTCAGATTAGAAGCTAAATCTAGGCTGTTTGTTTTTTATCTGACGGTTCACATAGGCAAAATGAGGTGACTGTTGTGCAAATTCAGCCAGTCTGAACTCAAAAAAGAGATGATGGAGTATTCTTGGCATGAATCAAATTGCACCTTGACGTTTACAAATAGGAGTCTTGAATAGCAAAACAAGTTCTCACACACGTTTACAAATCGAAAACAGGCCAATTGTTTCCCCGTGTGACGGCATAAATTTGCAGGCAGGCTGTTGTAAGGACTTCTCTTCTTGTTTCTTCTGTAAAATCATCTTCCTTACTGTACTAATTTATTCGTAGCAACAAGCCAACCTATTGAGGGTTTCTTGCATTGGATCCACTGCGGCTTTGGATCCAATTCTGAAGCCAAGGCAGGACCATGTAAACAATGTTGAGTAGAAACACAGTAATGGGGTAAATCAGTCGAAAAGGTGATCCGTCCCACGTTCCGGAGATATAGCTACA containing:
- the LOC125515493 gene encoding protein FAR1-RELATED SEQUENCE 5-like, with protein sequence MEEYLAAYTAKEDPVTPAQPAVQMASALPARAAGGHAQQAPAAAAAPPTSSRVVAKSTNNSSAKTPGSSANKRVIYIVAGDDGSHVPILRKVQVYGEEASKGYEKTPAPACNVVKQARLDAGKQPVRQPRIQLLSHNREERSAELMDDDEEAAIALSVKVERNASYVDRSLQLVTAEEHDVMEIDDISSDDTGSQSDSDSSSGSESEKEEGRFFYPAPEALGTVKAPQVGMKFPTLEDAHEYYNTYALQTGFVVVRGRNYKRQRFQLDCNRNRKVKLVEDLNLKRKRKKNVIEKTNCQAKIIVKLIKGEWVIAAVQNEHNHPLSPSRSFTRFLTSQKHMSPEERSFSRVLQQSRVPPGEILKILRRMSGFFRELPSKEKQALILQSAEQWRKANLDVEKTLNHFEQLQLQDPCFFYTVQKDEDGTLRSIFWTDARSRMDYEIFGDFVSFDTTFSTNRHNMPFVPITGMNSRGRTIVLGCALLQDRKAETYKWMLETFLQEMGGGQIPRSVITSQDEAMAKAIAEVMPQARHRFCRWNGKAQEKMAAFVAARGNMKAELDILVDSSLTETEFEQGWSALIQRHDASENEYLQLLWEMRKTWAPVYFMQDFFPFVVSARGSQGAFSLFKENVLPKDKIENLIEKYEEMQDKIKKTDEEDVLEAATEPSCFSLQPIERHASRVYTRQIFLKVQKELLHSTAFKVQEIERGTLYRLDKAYSYENPEYDRDSFEVSIEPGLTDTYTCQCAKFARDGILCCHVFRLFTQFGIDEIPEKYIVARWTDGFREEQLERREEGRLVVAAQREEDAARYAALMSKAAGIGREICGDGAKCDEFMLELDRIREKMATMAMANDHV